The Actinopolymorpha sp. NPDC004070 genomic interval ACGTCACCGGGCTCGAACTGGACCCCGACGTCCGGGCGCAGCTCGGGACCCTCACCAAGGCCACGGCCGACCGGGTTGCCCGCCACCTCGTGATGGCGGGTCAGCTCGTCGACGAGGACCCGGAGGCAGCGCTCGACCACGCGCTGGCCGCGCGCAGCGAAGGCTCCCGCCTCGGGATCGTGCGGGAGGCGGTGGGATACACCGCCTACGCGGCCGGCAAGTACGAGCAGGCGCTGGCGGAGTTTCGCGCCGCCCGCCGGATGACCGGCTCGCCGGAGTACTTCCCCGCGATGGCCGACAGTGAGCGTGGCCTGGGGCGCCCGGAACGCGCGCTGGATCTCATCGCGACGGTCGACCGTTCGGAACTGGACCCGGTGGCGCGGGTCGAGTTGCTGATCGTCGAGGCCGGCGCACGACGTGACCTTGGGCAGCCCGCGGCGGCTCTGGCGCTCCTCGACGTACCCGCTCTGCACGGCCGGGCTTCGGCCACCGCGGTCACCCGCGTTCGGTACGCCTACGCCGACACCCTGGAGGAGCTCGGACGGCGTGAGGAGGCTGCTCGCTGGTTCGCGCGTGTCCTCGAGGTGGACGTCGATGCCCAGACCGACGCCGAGGAGCGGTTGGCCCGGCTCGGCGAGGGGTGAGAGCGACGGCTCGGGAAGGCTGACCGAACGTTCTACCGGTGCCTGTTGTCCACAGCTGCCTGATCGGCGACCTTGTACACAGGCCGGTGGATCTCACCTGGTCGCTGGTGCCGGAACGGAGAAGATTGGGGCTGCCAACCCGCGACGACGGACCTTCCAGAGAGGGAGGCAGCCCCGATGACAGACTCCGACGCACAGAAGCCGCCGGCGCCATGTCCCCCTCACCGAAACGAAGTGACGCTGGTCGGCCGTGTGTCGGCGCCGGCGTCGCGGCGCGAGCTGCCCAGTGGCTCGGCCGTCGTGAGCGTCCGTCTGGTGGTGCAGCGAGACCCAAAGACCCTGCCGCCACGCTCGGCCGTCGTGGACACCATCGAATGCGCCTCCTGGTCTACCGAGTGCCACGCGGAGATGGAGCGGTGGGGTTCGGGCGACATCGTGGAGGTGGTGGGCGCGCTGCGACGCCGGTTCCGGCGAGCTGAGTCCGGGCCGATCAGCCGATACGAGGTGGAGGCGACCGCCGTGCGCCTGCTCGTCGACAAGGAGACGGTCAGTGCTGGTCGAACATCCGCATGACGAATCCGGTGCGCGGCTTCGGCCCGAAGGACGTCGACTTGCGGGGCATCCGGCCACCTTCCCGGGCGACCGCCTGCACGTTGGCCACGTCGACCGGGTTCAGCAGCACGGCGACGCCCTTGCCGTGCCGGGCGTGCTCGACGGCGGCGCGCTTACTGTGCGCGTAGCCGATGTGTTCCTCGGCGAGCCCGAGGATCTGCCCGAACAACCGTTCGTGCAGCACCTCCGTGTCCAGGCGGATCCGGCCGGAG includes:
- a CDS encoding single-stranded DNA-binding protein: MTDSDAQKPPAPCPPHRNEVTLVGRVSAPASRRELPSGSAVVSVRLVVQRDPKTLPPRSAVVDTIECASWSTECHAEMERWGSGDIVEVVGALRRRFRRAESGPISRYEVEATAVRLLVDKETVSAGRTSA